One window from the genome of Mucilaginibacter ginsenosidivorans encodes:
- the rny gene encoding ribonuclease Y has protein sequence MNGLLYTIIGLLVGVPAGFTVGRFLLKKLFKDQEQAAQNKVKKILKDAETNAEILKKDKLLEAKERFLQMKAEHEQEINSKNNAINQRENSVKQKEQSFNSRLENMSRKEAEIDNVRKNLERQTEIAVKKQEEVEHLKQQHVEQLETIAGLSAEDAKNQLIENLREEARSKAMMQIKDIVDEAKLTATKEAKKIVIQTIQRTATESAIENTVSIFNIENDEIKGRIIGREGRNIRALEAATGIEIIVDDTPEAIILSGFDPVRREIARLAMHRLVTDGRIHPARIEEVVAKTKKQIEEEIVEIGERTVIDLGIHGLHPELIRMVGRMRYRSSYGQNLLQHSREVANFCATMAAELGLNVKMAKRAGLLHDIGKVPDDNPELPHAILGMQLAEKYKEHPEVCNAIGAHHDEIEMTSMLSPIIQACDAISGARPGARREVVESYIKRLKELESLALSYPGVEKTFAIQAGRELRVVVESEKITDAQSEVLAADISNRIQTEMTYPGQIKVTVIRETRSVAFAK, from the coding sequence ATGAACGGATTATTATACACAATTATCGGCCTGCTGGTGGGGGTGCCCGCCGGATTTACCGTGGGCCGGTTCTTGCTCAAAAAACTATTCAAGGACCAGGAGCAAGCGGCCCAAAACAAAGTAAAGAAGATACTCAAGGATGCTGAAACCAATGCCGAAATTCTAAAAAAAGACAAATTGCTCGAAGCAAAAGAGCGCTTTTTACAGATGAAGGCCGAGCATGAACAGGAGATCAACTCAAAAAATAATGCTATCAACCAGCGCGAGAACAGCGTAAAGCAAAAGGAGCAGTCCTTCAATTCACGTTTAGAGAACATGTCGCGCAAGGAGGCTGAAATTGATAATGTGCGCAAAAACCTGGAACGGCAGACGGAAATAGCCGTTAAAAAACAGGAAGAAGTTGAGCATCTGAAACAGCAGCATGTAGAGCAATTGGAAACTATCGCCGGCCTGTCAGCTGAAGATGCAAAGAATCAGCTCATTGAGAATTTACGCGAAGAGGCGCGTTCAAAAGCCATGATGCAGATCAAGGATATTGTTGACGAAGCTAAACTGACAGCGACCAAAGAGGCTAAAAAGATCGTTATCCAGACTATACAACGTACTGCTACGGAAAGCGCCATCGAGAATACCGTATCCATATTCAATATAGAGAACGACGAGATCAAGGGCCGTATCATCGGTCGTGAAGGACGTAATATCCGCGCATTGGAAGCGGCAACCGGCATAGAAATCATCGTGGATGACACTCCTGAAGCGATCATACTTTCAGGCTTCGACCCTGTACGCCGCGAGATAGCCCGCCTGGCTATGCATCGTTTGGTGACAGACGGCCGCATCCACCCTGCCCGAATCGAGGAAGTAGTTGCCAAAACCAAAAAGCAGATAGAAGAAGAGATAGTTGAAATTGGCGAACGCACGGTTATTGATTTAGGTATCCACGGGTTACATCCGGAATTGATCAGGATGGTGGGCCGTATGCGTTACCGCTCATCTTACGGGCAAAACCTATTGCAGCACTCGCGCGAAGTAGCCAATTTCTGCGCTACCATGGCCGCTGAACTGGGCTTGAATGTGAAGATGGCTAAACGTGCCGGTTTACTGCACGATATTGGCAAAGTACCGGATGACAACCCCGAACTGCCGCACGCAATATTGGGCATGCAATTGGCCGAGAAATATAAAGAACATCCCGAAGTCTGCAACGCTATAGGCGCCCACCATGATGAGATCGAAATGACCTCGATGTTGTCGCCGATCATTCAGGCTTGCGACGCCATATCCGGTGCACGCCCCGGTGCACGCCGCGAGGTGGTAGAAAGCTATATCAAACGTTTGAAAGAGCTGGAGAGCCTTGCGCTGTCTTATCCTGGCGTCGAAAAAACATTCGCTATACAGGCCGGACGCGAACTGCGCGTTGTAGTGGAAAGCGAAAAAATAACAGACGCCCAGTCGGAAGTGTTGGCAGCTGATATATCAAATCGCATTCAAACGGAAATGACCTATCCGGGCCAGATCAAAGTTACCGTGATCAGGGAAACCCGGTCCGTGGCGTTTGCGAAATAA
- a CDS encoding DUF47 domain-containing protein, translating to MRNLFSDFLSHRQLFYGLFNQAGKNIVEMAELLSAVVDTASVEEREPLYRQINVLEETGDDITHKVYLGLDKVFFTPMNRKDIHILASAIDDVADNVHEAAGRMHLYNIEKFLPAMHPIIDYIKRSCIELQSLICSLAKIDDSDAMLASCRRVKEYEHQADLVYYHALADLFAREKDPIALIKHRDILYSLKASANKCKNVTDAIEIIVLNNI from the coding sequence ATGCGTAATCTTTTCAGCGACTTCCTTTCACACCGCCAGCTATTTTATGGCCTGTTCAACCAGGCGGGTAAAAATATAGTGGAAATGGCAGAGCTGCTAAGCGCTGTAGTTGATACCGCGTCTGTGGAAGAACGCGAACCGCTTTACCGGCAGATCAACGTACTGGAGGAAACGGGTGACGATATTACCCATAAGGTGTATCTTGGTTTGGATAAGGTATTCTTTACGCCTATGAACCGCAAGGATATCCATATTCTTGCCTCGGCAATTGACGACGTTGCGGACAATGTGCACGAAGCGGCCGGCAGGATGCACCTGTACAATATCGAAAAATTTTTGCCGGCTATGCACCCTATAATTGATTATATCAAAAGGTCCTGCATCGAACTGCAGAGCCTGATCTGCTCACTCGCCAAGATCGATGATTCTGACGCGATGCTGGCCTCTTGCCGGCGGGTAAAGGAATACGAACATCAGGCGGACCTTGTATATTACCATGCGCTGGCCGACCTGTTTGCCCGCGAGAAAGATCCTATTGCTCTTATCAAACACAGGGATATCCTGTATTCACTGAAAGCATCCGCCAACAAATGTAAAAATGTGACGGATGCTATCGAGATCATTGTGCTTAACAACATTTGA
- a CDS encoding cell division protein ZapA has protein sequence MGEISIKINIADRVYPLKVNMEEEEIIRRAAKLINDRIKEYQENYAVRDKQDLLSMAVLHYATSSLKVEKKVAVEDTDVADKVYQLDHMLSEFFSK, from the coding sequence ATGGGAGAAATCTCAATAAAAATAAATATTGCTGACAGGGTTTACCCGCTAAAGGTAAACATGGAGGAGGAAGAAATAATACGCAGGGCGGCAAAACTGATCAACGATCGCATAAAAGAATACCAGGAAAATTATGCGGTGCGGGATAAACAGGATTTGCTTTCAATGGCGGTGCTGCATTACGCAACATCATCGTTAAAAGTGGAAAAGAAGGTGGCGGTGGAAGATACCGACGTCGCGGACAAGGTTTACCAGTTAGATCATATGCTTTCTGAATTTTTCTCTAAGTAA
- a CDS encoding efflux RND transporter permease subunit: MVTSALKRPITAIVITASLLIFAVLSAINIPTDIFPRLNLPTIYVIESYGGMSPQQMEGFFSTRMQDQFLYVNGVKTITSKNIQGLTMLKLSFYENTDMAEASAEVALQVNRAMKFFPPGALPPQVVRFDASSLPVGQLVLSAKNRSLKQIYDLAATRVRPMFATVPGLSAPPPFGANSRSITINVDPNKLRSYGLTPDEVVGSLAKFNVMSPSGNLRLDNIMFVTTLNSLVKDADNFGNIPIKTSDGVPVLIKDVARVADASDVTVDYALINGKRSIYIPVVKTADASTWSVVQTLKKRIPEMQSLLPDDVHISYEFDQSVFVINAVKSLLTEGGLGALLTGLMVLLFLRDLRSSLIVVITIPVSILIGVLLLSLFGQTINIMTLSGLALAIGILVDQATVTIENIHQHLEMGKPKRLAIYDACEEIAFPLLLILLCILAVFAPSFMMNGVPKAMFLPLSLSIGLTMIVSYVLAQTLVPILSNWMIKAERYQHYHHGKIHAHAGEALDRSQEDQVNYHLEHEKSEPEKNDLFERVKLGLIRILERLMPRKRLIVPIYLILTVALAGLCFVKIGKDLMPKVNNGQFQIRIKEPDGTRLERTEDALKQVLQIINKTVKGHVEISSAYVGLVPSSYGTSNLYVFNAGTNEAVLQVGLDEGYKMNMDELKDALRKNIAYAMPDLRITFEPIDMTEKIMSQGASTPIEIRVAGKDMDQIEAYADSIVARMKKVNYLRDVQIAQPLKMPVVSITLDRLKMAQFGLNVTDVARSVTASTSSSRFTEKNQWLDEKAAYTYQVQVEIPEYVMNTMDELKEIPLLKGKSSPTLADIADFKVNYAPGEYDRTGPRRFVTVSANIFKKDLGTATDAVQAIIKSMGAPPKGMVTDVKGTSNLLIDTLSSLQNGLMFAILVIFLLLAANYQSFKLSLTVLSTIPAVILGSMVALLVTGSTLNLQSYMGMIMSTGVSVANAILIVTNGEKLRLEFRNSTRAALTSAAIRLRPILMTSMAMIAGMIPMASGMGEAGEQSAPLGRAVIGGLFASTLAALIILPLVFAWVQEKTSYESPELMPENLSEIETSNA; this comes from the coding sequence ATGGTCACATCCGCACTGAAAAGGCCCATCACTGCTATAGTGATAACAGCCAGCCTTTTAATATTTGCAGTGCTTAGTGCAATCAATATCCCGACAGATATTTTCCCAAGGCTCAATCTGCCTACCATTTATGTCATTGAATCATATGGCGGTATGTCGCCGCAGCAAATGGAAGGCTTTTTTAGTACACGCATGCAGGATCAGTTTTTGTATGTAAATGGAGTTAAAACTATTACAAGTAAAAATATACAGGGGCTCACGATGCTGAAGCTCAGTTTTTATGAAAATACCGATATGGCGGAAGCTTCAGCCGAGGTGGCGTTACAGGTAAACCGCGCGATGAAGTTTTTTCCACCAGGTGCGCTCCCGCCGCAGGTAGTTCGTTTTGATGCATCTTCGCTCCCGGTTGGGCAATTGGTTTTATCCGCAAAAAACCGAAGCCTTAAACAAATATACGACCTGGCGGCTACCCGAGTACGACCTATGTTTGCAACGGTGCCGGGCTTGTCGGCCCCGCCGCCTTTTGGAGCTAATTCGCGCTCAATAACCATCAATGTCGACCCTAATAAACTCCGCAGTTACGGGTTAACGCCTGACGAAGTTGTTGGTTCACTTGCTAAATTTAATGTGATGTCGCCCTCGGGGAATTTAAGGCTTGATAACATCATGTTTGTTACTACGCTGAACTCGTTGGTGAAAGATGCGGATAATTTTGGCAACATTCCTATTAAGACAAGCGATGGAGTGCCTGTATTAATAAAAGACGTGGCAAGGGTAGCCGATGCTTCGGACGTTACTGTTGACTATGCTTTGATTAATGGCAAGCGTTCAATTTATATCCCTGTTGTGAAAACAGCTGACGCATCTACCTGGAGTGTTGTACAAACATTGAAAAAGAGGATACCCGAAATGCAAAGTTTGCTGCCCGATGATGTGCATATCTCGTATGAATTTGACCAGTCGGTGTTTGTGATCAACGCAGTAAAGAGTTTGCTTACCGAAGGCGGGCTGGGGGCGCTATTAACGGGATTGATGGTATTGCTTTTCCTGCGCGACCTGCGCAGCAGCCTCATCGTTGTTATCACCATTCCTGTTTCCATATTGATCGGCGTCCTGTTGCTAAGCCTTTTTGGCCAAACTATAAATATCATGACTCTTAGCGGCCTGGCGCTGGCTATTGGTATTCTCGTCGACCAGGCGACAGTTACTATCGAAAATATTCACCAGCACCTGGAGATGGGCAAGCCTAAGCGGCTGGCCATTTATGATGCCTGCGAAGAGATCGCGTTCCCTCTTCTATTAATATTGCTTTGTATCCTGGCAGTATTTGCGCCGTCGTTTATGATGAATGGCGTGCCGAAAGCTATGTTTCTTCCATTGTCTCTTTCTATAGGGCTTACCATGATTGTTTCTTACGTACTCGCCCAAACACTCGTGCCGATATTAAGTAACTGGATGATAAAAGCCGAACGTTATCAACATTATCATCATGGTAAGATACATGCCCATGCCGGTGAAGCTTTGGACCGGTCGCAGGAGGATCAGGTGAACTATCACCTGGAACATGAGAAAAGTGAACCGGAAAAGAACGATCTGTTTGAACGGGTAAAACTGGGTTTGATACGAATCCTGGAACGTTTGATGCCACGTAAACGGCTTATCGTACCAATTTATTTGATATTGACAGTTGCGTTGGCCGGTTTATGCTTTGTGAAGATAGGTAAGGATCTGATGCCAAAAGTAAATAACGGGCAATTCCAGATACGCATTAAAGAGCCGGATGGCACCCGTCTTGAACGTACCGAGGATGCGCTGAAGCAGGTGTTGCAGATTATTAATAAAACTGTTAAGGGCCACGTGGAGATCAGTTCGGCCTATGTGGGCCTTGTGCCCAGCAGTTATGGCACTAGTAATTTATATGTTTTTAACGCCGGCACTAACGAGGCGGTGCTCCAGGTTGGGCTTGACGAAGGATATAAAATGAATATGGATGAATTGAAAGATGCCTTGCGGAAAAACATTGCCTATGCCATGCCTGACCTGCGAATCACTTTCGAACCTATTGATATGACTGAAAAGATCATGAGCCAGGGAGCGTCTACACCTATAGAGATTAGGGTAGCAGGTAAGGATATGGACCAAATAGAGGCCTACGCCGACAGTATTGTGGCCAGGATGAAAAAGGTTAATTATCTGCGTGATGTCCAGATAGCTCAGCCACTAAAAATGCCTGTTGTATCCATTACGCTTGACCGGTTAAAGATGGCACAATTTGGTTTGAATGTCACTGACGTGGCGCGTTCTGTTACAGCGAGCACTTCTTCCAGCAGATTTACTGAGAAAAATCAATGGCTGGACGAAAAAGCAGCCTATACATACCAGGTGCAGGTGGAAATACCAGAGTACGTAATGAACACTATGGACGAGCTTAAAGAAATACCGTTGCTGAAAGGCAAAAGCTCACCAACCCTTGCGGATATCGCCGATTTTAAAGTGAATTATGCGCCCGGTGAATACGACCGCACCGGTCCCCGGCGATTTGTAACTGTCAGCGCCAATATATTTAAAAAAGACCTTGGCACTGCAACAGACGCGGTTCAGGCTATTATCAAATCAATGGGTGCACCTCCGAAGGGGATGGTGACCGATGTAAAAGGAACATCTAATTTGCTTATCGATACCCTAAGCAGCCTGCAAAATGGTTTGATGTTTGCCATCCTGGTAATATTCCTGCTGTTAGCAGCTAACTACCAATCGTTCAAACTATCGCTTACCGTGTTGTCAACCATTCCTGCCGTAATCCTGGGGTCGATGGTTGCCTTACTGGTTACGGGTTCAACACTCAACCTGCAATCGTACATGGGCATGATCATGAGCACAGGCGTATCTGTGGCCAACGCTATTCTTATCGTAACCAACGGCGAAAAATTGCGGCTCGAATTCCGTAATTCGACAAGGGCAGCTCTGACCAGCGCGGCTATCCGTTTAAGGCCAATATTAATGACCAGTATGGCGATGATAGCCGGTATGATCCCTATGGCGTCGGGTATGGGTGAAGCGGGTGAACAAAGCGCCCCGCTGGGCCGGGCGGTAATAGGAGGGCTGTTTGCCTCTACGTTGGCCGCACTCATTATCCTGCCATTGGTGTTTGCCTGGGTACAGGAAAAAACATCTTATGAATCGCCTGAACTAATGCCCGAAAACTTATCAGAAATTGAAACCTCAAATGCATAA
- a CDS encoding TolC family protein — protein sequence MLKHIKGLSLMVLFSVLSVTLQAQQPVTLKRLLASVDHNAPALLTDSTAIRIRQAQAAEVQNKWLPNLRLNYQADIGTNNNVAGPYFGFGIVPSDSRGVRTSSNTTAVSANVGVAALDWEIYNFGAYSAANRVARSNINVEQNNFAQSKYQVEAYAIYNYLQLISLQDYLQIQSRNIRRNQEILQSISSLTKAGVRPGVDTSIANAELSKARLNYIELNDQLQRTQLQLSAVSGMPYQSIIADTLAESRLINAPFSNFDTDTAGHPIINYYQSLYQNSKEQENLAKKQYNPKIMLEGAAWGRGSSLDANDHFNSLSSGWGFQRDNYLVGVGLTYNLFDIRRRQLKLNIQKTETDFYRNKLEEQKAQLAANANQANAAMQTAKLRLQEIPNQLKAANDGYRQKLSLYKSGLTDIIELNAALNILYRAETDYVQAKYAYTSALFNEAITDNKVGSILNLLK from the coding sequence ATGCTTAAACATATTAAAGGCCTGTCCTTGATGGTGTTATTCTCCGTTTTATCGGTAACACTCCAGGCACAGCAACCAGTAACCTTAAAACGATTGTTAGCCAGTGTCGATCATAACGCCCCGGCTTTATTAACCGATTCAACCGCTATACGCATCCGCCAGGCACAAGCAGCTGAAGTGCAGAATAAGTGGCTGCCAAATCTAAGGCTGAATTACCAGGCCGATATCGGAACCAATAATAATGTCGCCGGACCGTACTTTGGCTTTGGCATAGTTCCTTCCGACTCAAGAGGAGTGCGTACAAGCAGCAATACAACAGCAGTATCTGCAAACGTTGGAGTTGCTGCGCTCGATTGGGAAATATATAATTTCGGAGCCTACAGCGCTGCAAACCGTGTAGCACGTTCCAACATCAATGTAGAACAGAACAACTTTGCGCAGTCCAAATACCAGGTAGAAGCTTATGCTATTTATAATTACCTGCAACTGATAAGCCTGCAGGATTATCTACAGATACAGTCCCGGAATATCCGCCGTAACCAGGAGATATTGCAGTCTATAAGTTCGCTAACCAAAGCCGGTGTACGGCCCGGTGTAGATACCAGCATTGCCAACGCGGAGCTATCAAAAGCCAGGCTGAATTATATTGAGTTGAATGATCAGTTGCAGCGGACGCAACTACAATTGTCTGCTGTCAGCGGCATGCCTTACCAGTCAATAATAGCGGATACTTTAGCTGAAAGCCGTTTGATCAATGCGCCTTTCAGCAATTTTGATACGGATACCGCCGGGCACCCGATCATTAACTATTATCAATCCCTTTACCAGAATAGTAAGGAACAGGAAAACCTGGCCAAAAAGCAGTATAACCCTAAGATAATGCTTGAAGGTGCCGCCTGGGGACGCGGGTCGAGTCTCGATGCGAACGATCACTTTAACAGCCTCTCTTCAGGTTGGGGTTTTCAGCGCGATAATTACCTGGTTGGGGTTGGATTAACATATAATCTTTTTGATATACGCCGTCGTCAGTTAAAGCTAAACATCCAAAAAACCGAGACGGACTTTTACCGGAATAAACTGGAAGAGCAAAAGGCACAGCTTGCCGCCAACGCCAACCAGGCCAATGCCGCAATGCAGACCGCAAAACTCAGGCTACAGGAAATACCCAATCAGCTTAAAGCGGCAAATGACGGTTACCGGCAAAAATTATCACTATACAAAAGCGGGCTGACAGACATCATAGAACTGAATGCTGCTCTGAACATTCTTTACCGTGCCGAAACGGATTACGTGCAGGCAAAATATGCCTATACAAGCGCTTTGTTTAACGAGGCCATCACAGATAACAAAGTCGGCTCCATTTTAAACCTTTTAAAATAA
- a CDS encoding Mpo1 family 2-hydroxy fatty acid dioxygenase, with protein sequence MANRKLKKANATAKANVLQRPIDALFDQYAENHQNPANKLIHWICVPVIIFSLFGLFWAIPFPYLKFLGVYNGYVNWASFLMAGMIFYYYRLSPKLSYIMLLVLFVFSYFVTLLADWQSSGGGPALWLVSTILFVLAWVGQFIGHKIEGKRPSFLTDLKFLLIGPIWLLAIVLRNFSIKY encoded by the coding sequence TTGGCAAACCGGAAGTTAAAAAAGGCTAATGCTACAGCGAAGGCAAATGTGCTTCAGCGCCCTATCGATGCCTTGTTCGATCAATACGCCGAAAATCATCAAAACCCAGCGAATAAACTCATCCACTGGATTTGCGTACCTGTTATCATATTTAGTTTATTCGGCCTTTTTTGGGCCATACCATTTCCGTATCTTAAATTTCTCGGCGTCTATAATGGCTATGTAAACTGGGCCTCGTTTCTGATGGCGGGGATGATCTTTTATTACTACAGGCTGTCGCCCAAGTTATCCTATATCATGCTTCTGGTCCTGTTTGTATTCAGTTACTTCGTAACCCTGTTAGCCGACTGGCAAAGTTCGGGTGGCGGCCCGGCTTTGTGGCTGGTAAGCACCATCCTTTTTGTGCTGGCATGGGTTGGGCAATTCATTGGGCATAAAATAGAAGGTAAAAGGCCTTCATTCCTGACGGATCTTAAATTTTTGCTTATCGGGCCTATATGGCTTTTGGCTATTGTACTCAGGAATTTTTCCATCAAATATTGA
- the pheT gene encoding phenylalanine--tRNA ligase subunit beta has protein sequence MKISYNWLKQFIDTDKTPEQLSQILTGIGLEVEMMDKVQSVPGGLEGLVIGHVKESQDHPNSDYLHLTKVDVGTGTDLQIVCGAANVAAGQKVVVAVVGATVYPMEGDNFKINKTKIRGEVSEGMICAEDEIGLGHSHEGIMVLDADAIPGTPAKEYFKLNDDYLYEIGLTPNRADAASHLGTARDIAAFLKTNINKPDISAFRVDNNDRKIEVVVENTEACPRYSSLTISGVEVKDSPKWLKEKLAVIGLRSINNIVDVTNYVLHGLGQPLHAFDADAVKGNKVIVKTCPEGTVFKTLDDVDRKLSADDLMICNADEPMCIAGVFGGASSGVKETTKNIFLESAYFNPVWVRKTSKRHGLKTDASFRFERGTDPDITVFALKYAAMLIKEVAGGTISSDVSDIYPNPIAPFEVEITYKNVDRLIGKHISQEEIKSIIGALDIQILNETADGLSLKVPPYRVDVTREVDAIEEILRIYGYNNIEIPTQIRASLNNSVRPEKDDVQNTISDLLSANGFNEILSNSLTKSAYSTDLDHAVKILNPLSSDLDVMRQSMVFSGLEAIAYNQNRRNSDLKLYEFGKVYSLKEDKYIETQRFAIFLSGANQAEQWNQKPQPVSFYMLKAIVDGLIRRLRIADLITEDATCSKMAYGLQYMRNGKQLVKFGAVAASALKKVGLDKDVFYADFNFDMVLNAVRKNKIVYQDVSKFPSVRRDLSMLVDNAVTFGQLKQVALKTEKKLLKDVNVFDVYQGDKLPAGKKSYALSFTLQDEEKTLTDKAIDSIMQKLIYNFGREAGAEVRK, from the coding sequence ATGAAAATATCCTATAACTGGCTTAAACAATTTATTGATACGGATAAAACTCCTGAGCAACTGTCGCAGATACTTACCGGCATTGGTTTGGAAGTGGAAATGATGGATAAGGTACAGTCCGTGCCCGGTGGCCTTGAGGGATTGGTTATAGGTCATGTTAAGGAATCGCAGGATCATCCCAATTCAGACTACCTGCATCTTACTAAGGTTGATGTTGGTACCGGTACCGATCTGCAAATAGTTTGCGGTGCGGCTAACGTTGCAGCCGGGCAAAAGGTAGTTGTGGCCGTAGTAGGCGCAACGGTTTACCCGATGGAAGGCGATAATTTCAAGATCAATAAAACCAAGATCAGGGGCGAAGTATCGGAAGGCATGATCTGCGCCGAGGATGAGATAGGCCTGGGCCATTCGCACGAAGGTATCATGGTGCTTGATGCTGATGCAATTCCGGGTACCCCGGCTAAGGAATATTTCAAACTTAATGATGACTATCTGTACGAGATCGGTTTGACCCCCAATCGTGCCGATGCAGCTTCGCATTTAGGGACGGCGAGGGATATTGCCGCATTCTTAAAGACCAATATCAATAAGCCCGATATTTCAGCTTTCAGGGTTGATAACAACGACCGCAAAATTGAAGTGGTTGTTGAAAATACCGAAGCCTGTCCGCGGTATTCGAGCCTGACCATTTCCGGTGTTGAAGTAAAAGATTCACCTAAATGGCTGAAAGAAAAGCTTGCGGTAATAGGTCTGCGTTCTATCAATAACATTGTCGATGTAACCAACTATGTGCTGCATGGCCTTGGCCAGCCGTTGCACGCTTTTGATGCCGATGCTGTGAAGGGCAATAAAGTAATTGTAAAAACCTGTCCGGAAGGAACAGTCTTCAAAACGCTGGATGATGTCGACCGCAAACTTTCAGCCGACGACCTGATGATCTGCAATGCTGATGAGCCGATGTGTATCGCCGGTGTTTTCGGTGGTGCAAGTTCGGGCGTAAAGGAGACTACGAAGAATATATTTCTGGAAAGCGCGTATTTCAACCCGGTTTGGGTGCGCAAAACCTCCAAACGTCATGGCTTAAAGACCGATGCCTCGTTCCGTTTCGAGCGCGGTACCGACCCGGATATTACTGTATTCGCGCTGAAATATGCTGCGATGCTGATCAAAGAGGTAGCAGGGGGCACGATATCTTCTGATGTATCTGATATCTATCCAAATCCTATTGCACCTTTTGAAGTAGAGATCACTTATAAAAATGTTGACAGGCTTATCGGCAAACACATTTCGCAGGAAGAGATAAAATCGATCATCGGCGCGTTGGATATACAAATCTTAAACGAAACGGCTGATGGTTTATCTTTAAAAGTTCCGCCATACCGCGTCGACGTTACCCGCGAGGTGGATGCGATAGAAGAAATATTGCGTATCTACGGTTACAATAATATCGAGATACCCACCCAGATCAGGGCATCTCTGAATAACTCTGTTCGGCCTGAAAAGGATGATGTACAAAATACCATATCCGATTTGCTAAGCGCGAATGGGTTTAATGAGATATTGTCAAACTCACTGACCAAATCGGCTTATTCAACCGATCTGGATCATGCTGTGAAGATTCTCAACCCGTTGAGCAGTGACCTTGATGTGATGCGCCAGAGCATGGTGTTCTCGGGCTTGGAGGCAATTGCCTACAACCAAAACCGTCGGAACAGCGACCTGAAATTGTATGAGTTCGGTAAAGTTTACAGTCTGAAAGAAGACAAATACATCGAAACACAACGTTTCGCCATTTTCCTATCCGGCGCAAACCAGGCCGAGCAATGGAACCAAAAGCCGCAGCCGGTTTCGTTCTACATGCTGAAAGCGATCGTCGATGGTTTGATCCGGCGCTTACGCATTGCTGATCTGATTACAGAAGATGCCACCTGCAGCAAAATGGCTTACGGCCTGCAATACATGCGCAATGGTAAGCAGTTGGTGAAATTTGGCGCGGTAGCGGCATCGGCGCTGAAAAAGGTCGGCCTGGATAAAGATGTGTTTTATGCCGATTTTAATTTCGATATGGTGCTGAACGCAGTGCGTAAGAATAAGATCGTTTACCAGGATGTATCTAAATTCCCTTCCGTGCGCCGCGATTTGTCTATGCTCGTAGATAATGCAGTAACATTTGGTCAACTGAAACAGGTCGCGCTAAAAACAGAGAAGAAACTACTGAAGGATGTTAACGTGTTCGACGTTTACCAGGGTGACAAGCTACCCGCGGGCAAAAAATCCTATGCCTTAAGTTTTACTTTACAGGACGAGGAAAAAACTTTGACCGACAAGGCGATAGATTCCATTATGCAAAAATTAATTTATAATTTCGGCAGGGAAGCGGGCGCGGAGGTGAGGAAGTAA
- the radC gene encoding RadC family protein, which yields MSKPYETKISIKAWAEEDRPREKLSAQGRRALTDAELMAILIGSGNDSESAVELSKRILHHYDNDLNKLAKATIAELCNFRGIGEAKAISIIAALEVGRRRSETEEKPAEFIRGSKDAWNLMRRHMLDLNHEEFWIILLGQSSKVLSKELISKGGLTATIADPKIIFSIALQQHATGIILVHNHPSGNLKPSQLDIDLTKQLRSAGRLLDIQIFDHLIITDNGYMSFSDQSLL from the coding sequence GTGTCGAAACCTTACGAAACCAAGATCAGCATTAAAGCATGGGCGGAAGAGGACCGCCCCCGCGAAAAGTTAAGCGCACAGGGTCGGCGGGCACTTACAGATGCAGAACTGATGGCTATCCTGATCGGGTCGGGGAATGACAGCGAATCGGCGGTTGAGTTGAGTAAGCGCATCCTGCATCATTACGATAACGACCTGAACAAACTGGCCAAGGCCACAATAGCCGAACTTTGCAATTTTCGCGGCATTGGCGAAGCTAAGGCTATCTCCATTATTGCTGCGCTGGAGGTAGGCCGCCGGCGAAGCGAAACCGAAGAGAAGCCCGCCGAATTTATCCGTGGCAGCAAGGATGCCTGGAACCTGATGCGCCGTCATATGCTCGACCTGAATCACGAGGAATTCTGGATCATCCTGCTGGGGCAATCCAGTAAAGTATTATCGAAAGAATTGATCAGTAAAGGCGGCCTGACGGCTACTATCGCCGACCCGAAGATCATTTTCAGTATAGCTTTGCAGCAACATGCTACAGGTATCATCCTGGTACACAATCACCCCTCAGGCAACCTGAAGCCAAGTCAATTGGATATCGACCTAACCAAACAGCTTAGGTCGGCCGGGCGATTATTGGACATCCAGATATTCGATCATCTTATCATCACGGATAACGGCTACATGAGTTTTTCGGATCAGAGCCTGCTATGA